The following are encoded in a window of Streptomyces sp. 11x1 genomic DNA:
- a CDS encoding helix-turn-helix transcriptional regulator yields the protein MTDDQPEAQEFDGRESALAELRDRLDAARAKAQCDQTQLAKRASLARSTVNRALSHTAPAPSVNTITALAQALRLDPDPLLALLRTARSTPSPEVLGDCEADGVPGRPIAECDPLELEVHPAAAPATPRASHPKRAGLPTYVPRPHDDRLAEIVREAKAGQSRMAVLVGTSSTGKTRACWEAIQPLAEEGWLLWHPFDPTRAEAALAGLQRIGPRTVIWLNEAQHYLGARQGSGERLAAALTTLLQDPTRGPILILGTLWPDYVDAYTALPRPDAEDTHPQVRALLSHRRLDVPDRFDAATLDKARTAAVNDDLLLQALERAPEGCVTQDLAGGPELVHRYNSIAPAARAVVTAAMDARRLGIGLHIPHDFLADAVEGYLTDAQYDLLPDNWFEQALADANQLVRGNLAALRRVRPRPSRRLGLAEAPTPDSTCPVYRLADYLEQHGRTTRRMQCPPESFWHAAWVHMDNHEDLARLAEAALARYRLRWAFLLHQRSGCYRDLGEDCVGKFVVAQLTGAAAEAVVTWAAEEGETWAMLHLARVSWRDNDLETAEVYARRAADADDPEGLYYLGHIREDAGDREGANELICQAADHGHEQALLLLADAFRSEGDTANEMDAVREAAEQGSLAGLGRFLTLLQEESDEEQFAQVGWQVAVACGLPGMLYYAGVRRDADRTSAPEDLVHRTVGWPGPVTLTRIAEEMYHRGDKTAADGFALEATAAGEAEAWGELVDLRLETGDVAEAEIFARKAAAAGDTLALLLVAGAHEEAGNPAEAEALAQEAAAAGDTDGLLTLAEFRMNAGDAAGAEALALQAGRLGNAEALLWVAEQSEKSGDINGAEKYARQAADGGVFTNPGYSDVTYGEWLPAQVAAQWPYGLDPDGTPSPAWHLSR from the coding sequence ATGACCGACGACCAGCCGGAGGCGCAGGAGTTCGATGGCCGGGAATCGGCGCTTGCCGAACTACGTGACCGTCTCGATGCGGCCCGGGCCAAGGCCCAATGCGACCAGACGCAACTGGCCAAGCGAGCAAGCCTTGCGCGCTCGACTGTCAACCGGGCCCTGAGCCACACCGCGCCCGCCCCCAGCGTGAACACCATCACCGCTCTGGCACAGGCATTACGACTCGATCCAGACCCACTGCTCGCACTGCTGCGGACAGCCCGGAGCACGCCGTCTCCTGAGGTCCTCGGGGACTGTGAAGCTGACGGTGTCCCAGGACGCCCGATCGCGGAATGCGACCCGCTGGAACTCGAAGTCCATCCGGCAGCCGCCCCAGCTACGCCACGGGCCTCACATCCGAAGCGCGCAGGTCTACCGACGTACGTGCCCAGGCCGCACGACGATCGCCTTGCTGAGATCGTCCGCGAGGCGAAGGCCGGCCAGAGCCGCATGGCCGTCCTTGTCGGCACCTCCTCCACGGGGAAGACGAGAGCGTGCTGGGAGGCCATTCAGCCCCTTGCAGAGGAAGGCTGGCTGCTATGGCACCCCTTCGACCCCACCCGTGCCGAAGCCGCCCTCGCCGGACTGCAGCGCATCGGTCCCCGAACCGTGATCTGGCTCAACGAGGCCCAGCATTACCTCGGGGCCCGTCAAGGCTCAGGGGAACGTCTCGCCGCTGCACTCACCACGCTCCTCCAAGACCCTACCCGCGGCCCCATCTTGATCCTGGGCACGCTGTGGCCTGACTACGTCGACGCCTACACCGCCCTCCCGAGGCCCGACGCGGAGGACACACATCCTCAAGTCAGGGCGCTATTGAGCCACCGGCGACTCGATGTCCCGGACCGGTTTGACGCTGCCACGCTGGACAAGGCCCGGACGGCCGCGGTGAACGACGACCTGCTGCTTCAGGCGCTGGAGCGCGCGCCCGAGGGCTGCGTGACGCAGGACCTCGCCGGGGGTCCCGAGCTTGTCCACCGGTACAACTCGATAGCCCCGGCGGCCCGCGCCGTCGTGACCGCCGCCATGGACGCGCGCCGCCTCGGCATCGGCCTGCACATCCCCCACGACTTTCTTGCCGACGCGGTGGAGGGCTACCTCACCGACGCCCAGTACGACCTGCTCCCCGACAACTGGTTCGAACAAGCCTTGGCCGACGCAAACCAGTTGGTACGCGGCAACCTCGCCGCGCTGCGTCGCGTCCGCCCTCGACCGTCACGTCGGCTCGGTCTCGCCGAGGCGCCCACCCCAGACAGCACGTGCCCTGTGTATCGGCTCGCCGACTACTTGGAGCAGCACGGCCGTACCACACGACGCATGCAGTGCCCACCTGAGTCGTTCTGGCACGCAGCGTGGGTGCACATGGACAATCACGAAGACCTCGCCCGGCTGGCCGAGGCGGCTCTGGCTCGCTACCGGCTGCGCTGGGCCTTTCTTCTGCACCAACGCTCTGGCTGCTACCGCGACCTGGGCGAGGACTGCGTGGGTAAGTTCGTCGTGGCTCAACTGACGGGCGCGGCTGCTGAGGCCGTCGTAACGTGGGCCGCTGAAGAAGGGGAGACGTGGGCCATGCTCCATCTGGCGCGGGTTAGCTGGCGTGACAACGACCTGGAAACAGCCGAGGTCTATGCCCGACGCGCGGCCGATGCCGACGACCCCGAAGGCCTGTACTACCTGGGGCACATCCGGGAAGACGCAGGCGACCGTGAAGGGGCCAACGAGCTTATCTGCCAGGCAGCCGATCACGGACACGAACAGGCGCTCCTACTCCTTGCTGACGCCTTCCGCTCGGAGGGAGACACGGCCAACGAGATGGACGCTGTCCGTGAAGCGGCCGAGCAAGGCAGCCTCGCAGGCCTTGGGCGCTTCCTCACACTGCTACAAGAGGAAAGCGATGAGGAGCAGTTTGCGCAGGTCGGATGGCAGGTCGCTGTCGCGTGCGGCCTTCCTGGGATGCTCTACTACGCAGGCGTGCGGCGGGATGCCGACCGCACCAGTGCGCCTGAGGACCTGGTCCACCGCACCGTCGGTTGGCCAGGTCCCGTCACGCTCACCCGGATCGCTGAGGAGATGTACCACCGAGGGGACAAGACCGCAGCCGACGGCTTTGCTCTTGAGGCTACGGCGGCGGGGGAGGCAGAGGCGTGGGGCGAACTCGTCGATCTCCGCCTCGAGACAGGAGATGTCGCGGAAGCAGAGATATTCGCAAGGAAAGCGGCTGCAGCAGGCGACACGCTTGCCCTGCTCTTGGTAGCCGGGGCCCACGAGGAAGCAGGCAATCCCGCAGAAGCCGAGGCCTTGGCGCAGGAGGCAGCCGCCGCAGGAGACACCGACGGCTTGCTGACCCTGGCGGAGTTCCGGATGAACGCCGGAGACGCGGCAGGAGCCGAGGCGCTGGCCCTGCAAGCAGGCCGTCTGGGCAATGCCGAGGCGCTGCTGTGGGTCGCCGAGCAAAGCGAGAAATCGGGAGACATCAACGGCGCCGAGAAGTACGCGCGTCAAGCCGCTGACGGCGGAGTCTTTACCAACCCAGGTTACTCAGACGTGACATATGGCGAATGGCTGCCTGCCCAGGTAGCCGCACAATGGCCTTACGGCCTCGACCCGGACGGCACGCCCTCCCCTGCCTGGCACCTGTCCAGGTGA
- a CDS encoding esterase — MPLGVRGALVQRVSALPEGPLDVSWLPAGTTELPLGRIRLHWEPASHAGWDVTAHLGLATTEVLLASWPAAPDGWPRLVRPTVHEVTGLCAALAVATSALDLSNRLAEV; from the coding sequence ATGCCGCTGGGAGTGCGCGGCGCACTGGTCCAGCGCGTCTCCGCCCTCCCGGAGGGACCGCTCGACGTCTCCTGGCTCCCGGCGGGCACCACCGAACTCCCGCTCGGCCGTATCCGCCTGCACTGGGAGCCTGCCTCCCACGCGGGCTGGGACGTCACCGCCCACCTCGGCCTGGCCACCACCGAGGTCCTCCTCGCCTCCTGGCCCGCCGCCCCCGACGGCTGGCCGCGCCTGGTCCGCCCCACCGTCCACGAGGTGACTGGCCTGTGCGCCGCCCTCGCCGTCGCCACCAGCGCCCTGGACCTCTCCAACCGCCTCGCCGAGGTCTGA
- a CDS encoding DUF317 domain-containing protein, producing MNASSTLLPAVVRPAVEERAWLSSDHCASPVLELLGGLGWAIVDTPEANVHCTSPDGRVYVGWLPEDTAAWKRGIVWQVRVCPSDAEPWIQEFGPDTPSEAVAGFLAALIASR from the coding sequence GTGAACGCCTCCAGCACCCTCCTGCCAGCCGTCGTCCGCCCCGCCGTGGAGGAACGCGCCTGGCTCTCCAGCGACCACTGTGCGAGCCCGGTACTCGAACTGCTCGGCGGGCTCGGCTGGGCGATCGTCGACACCCCGGAGGCCAACGTGCACTGCACCAGCCCGGACGGTCGGGTGTACGTCGGCTGGCTCCCCGAGGACACCGCCGCCTGGAAGCGCGGCATCGTCTGGCAGGTCCGGGTCTGCCCCTCCGACGCCGAGCCCTGGATCCAGGAGTTCGGCCCCGATACCCCCTCCGAGGCCGTGGCCGGTTTCCTCGCCGCGCTCATCGCAAGCCGCTGA
- a CDS encoding DUF317 domain-containing protein produces the protein MYLAGSNGTGDAGFAPVSHWPHHYLDEGPCQLLVTSPDQRIRIGWFGDDFELWKITAAEDAVSAPRWTATFNHVTPAEIVAGLTSALARDYAEAEATEGNARFLTSPSLYWAGAVQPLTNAGWTRDGAAERGTVEIIAPDGQAGVLIDNRLSDWDDETVRLWAGPPGWGTRAEAVFTARTPTHLIAATAAAMSDSAPAIRERHQINRKVEHLVTLAPVGQAADPQISRAPTPLDVRRTAVAQAVHRAARAPQTAADLRVVAARSRTATSTQNLSGNLAHAAAARPPASPSAPRHSR, from the coding sequence ATGTACCTGGCCGGCTCCAACGGGACCGGGGACGCTGGCTTCGCCCCTGTCAGTCACTGGCCGCACCACTATCTCGACGAGGGCCCCTGCCAGCTCCTCGTCACCTCGCCCGACCAGCGAATACGGATCGGCTGGTTCGGCGACGACTTCGAACTGTGGAAGATCACCGCCGCCGAGGACGCCGTCTCTGCACCCCGCTGGACGGCAACCTTCAACCACGTCACCCCGGCCGAGATCGTCGCCGGGCTCACCAGCGCTCTGGCCCGCGACTACGCCGAAGCCGAGGCCACCGAAGGCAACGCGCGCTTCTTGACGAGCCCGTCGTTGTACTGGGCTGGTGCCGTCCAGCCGCTGACCAATGCCGGCTGGACCCGCGACGGGGCGGCCGAGCGCGGCACTGTCGAGATCATCGCCCCCGACGGACAAGCGGGCGTTCTGATCGACAACCGCCTCTCTGACTGGGACGACGAAACCGTCAGGCTGTGGGCCGGTCCTCCGGGTTGGGGCACGCGCGCGGAAGCGGTCTTCACAGCCCGCACCCCGACCCACCTGATCGCGGCGACCGCAGCCGCCATGTCGGACTCAGCCCCGGCGATTCGTGAGCGGCACCAGATCAACCGCAAGGTGGAGCACCTGGTCACACTGGCCCCGGTCGGCCAAGCCGCCGATCCTCAGATCTCTCGTGCTCCGACCCCACTCGACGTGCGCCGCACCGCTGTCGCCCAGGCCGTCCACCGCGCCGCACGCGCCCCGCAGACAGCAGCCGACCTCCGCGTGGTGGCCGCTCGCAGTCGCACCGCGACTTCGACACAGAATCTGTCGGGCAACCTCGCACACGCAGCCGCGGCCAGGCCGCCGGCCAGCCCGTCGGCCCCACGGCACAGCCGCTGA
- a CDS encoding winged helix-turn-helix transcriptional regulator produces MSTPAQPATSQIGFVDAQRVEKALSLIAPKWTTWSAQTLAQQGGPMRVRDVAARLPFVSEQFVGKRLAQMHDDGLVIRAGDRHGAPYQLSGFGNALSSVHRAQSDWSHAHLPLGKVAGAERVEDAVRRLHLRYSTAVIQVLDAGGPRRFVHIAQQAGLDNSFTRQRLIRLQLDGLVTRTGPRHGDPYVLTAAGRGTGPGLRSHRALEQPRRRTTSRPCPGRGGHPHPHGHPAGVGRHPYLSGPAAEHRRAPLPVQPRPAATTAGTGGRGRSVGLLPGPVIRVALRASRFTPLPRRPRAVQPFVPLRT; encoded by the coding sequence ATGTCCACCCCCGCACAACCCGCAACCTCCCAGATCGGCTTCGTCGACGCCCAGCGCGTCGAGAAGGCACTGTCCCTGATAGCGCCGAAGTGGACCACCTGGTCGGCACAGACCCTGGCCCAGCAGGGCGGCCCCATGCGTGTGCGTGATGTCGCCGCCCGCCTCCCCTTCGTCAGCGAGCAGTTCGTCGGCAAGCGGCTGGCCCAGATGCACGATGACGGGCTGGTGATCCGAGCCGGTGATCGCCACGGTGCCCCGTACCAGCTCAGTGGGTTCGGCAACGCCCTGTCCTCAGTACACCGGGCACAGTCCGACTGGTCCCACGCGCACCTGCCGCTCGGCAAGGTGGCCGGTGCCGAGCGCGTCGAGGACGCCGTGCGCCGGCTGCACCTTCGCTACTCGACCGCCGTGATCCAGGTCCTCGACGCGGGCGGGCCCAGGCGGTTCGTCCACATCGCCCAACAGGCAGGACTGGACAACAGCTTCACCCGGCAGCGTCTGATCCGGCTTCAGCTCGACGGCCTAGTCACCCGCACCGGACCGCGCCACGGCGATCCGTACGTCCTGACCGCAGCCGGACGGGGCACTGGGCCCGGTCTACGCAGCCATCGAGCACTGGAGCAACCCCGTCGCCGCACCACGTCCCGCCCCTGTCCGGGTCGCGGCGGCCACCCGCACCCACACGGGCATCCCGCCGGGGTCGGACGGCATCCGTACCTCAGCGGCCCTGCGGCGGAGCACCGCCGCGCCCCGCTCCCTGTTCAGCCACGCCCCGCAGCCACAACCGCGGGTACCGGTGGCCGTGGCCGCTCAGTCGGCCTCCTCCCGGGGCCGGTGATCCGGGTGGCACTGAGAGCCAGCCGCTTCACGCCGTTGCCACGGCGCCCCCGTGCAGTCCAGCCGTTCGTTCCTCTGCGCACGTAG
- a CDS encoding glycosyl hydrolase, producing the protein MTTGLDFRLADFEPADAASELVESSIWAGDLTVLAEHHTTPEGTHSYLVAHDGSAAWGVPGEPQLVAIKITRDLRERTFTFETANHAGLAFAQNWLIERGCPPERIAQAGGDSMKPADDLTLWVEQQIRESGSRYEVLDSWTSDFAACETWTLTRDSSAAQAPIRVFLEEGNPDAHTYTMREGAFADEAAARHWLEDRSSPLPQPPDYRGEAAARLTRAALTRSSGASAVPKAGLDTGNAPSAGTGQRPNPRRPM; encoded by the coding sequence GTGACCACCGGACTCGACTTCCGCCTCGCCGACTTCGAGCCTGCCGACGCCGCCTCCGAACTCGTCGAGAGCAGCATCTGGGCCGGAGACCTGACCGTACTGGCCGAGCACCACACCACCCCGGAGGGGACGCACAGCTACCTCGTCGCCCACGACGGGTCGGCGGCCTGGGGCGTCCCCGGCGAACCACAGCTCGTCGCCATCAAGATCACGCGGGACCTACGCGAGCGCACGTTCACCTTCGAGACCGCGAACCACGCCGGTCTGGCCTTCGCCCAGAACTGGCTGATCGAGCGTGGCTGCCCGCCCGAGCGGATCGCCCAGGCCGGCGGGGACTCCATGAAGCCTGCCGACGATCTCACCCTCTGGGTCGAGCAGCAGATCCGGGAGTCAGGCTCTCGCTACGAGGTCCTCGACAGCTGGACCTCGGACTTCGCCGCGTGCGAGACGTGGACGTTGACCCGTGACTCCAGCGCCGCTCAGGCACCGATTCGCGTCTTCCTCGAAGAGGGGAACCCCGACGCCCACACGTACACGATGCGCGAGGGCGCCTTCGCCGACGAGGCCGCCGCCCGGCACTGGCTGGAAGACCGCAGCAGTCCGCTGCCCCAGCCGCCGGACTACCGCGGTGAGGCCGCCGCCCGGCTGACCCGCGCCGCCCTCACCCGGTCATCGGGTGCCTCCGCGGTCCCGAAAGCCGGCCTCGACACGGGCAACGCGCCGTCGGCAGGAACGGGTCAGCGCCCGAACCCTCGGAGGCCGATGTGA
- a CDS encoding DUF4913 domain-containing protein, producing MSDPSKATPEPEPFRVPDGDLDDLASTLAKTMAEVRQHGVILDRLGSEPVSTPQPTADASTAGAAGADKAAAPASVFILALGGEAYAVELAALSDWVNHLFLPVYGREISTTRPWCDQWHEHPEAVARLHALWLAWQQLTDAEAGLTGPSTWHRDHLDQALVHLRAPDGPFAACTTSPTRPNHRVLATPAPELTGATP from the coding sequence ATGTCCGACCCCAGCAAGGCCACCCCCGAGCCCGAGCCGTTCCGCGTTCCCGACGGCGATCTCGACGATCTCGCCAGCACCCTCGCCAAGACCATGGCGGAGGTACGCCAGCACGGCGTCATCCTCGACCGCCTCGGCTCCGAGCCCGTCTCCACCCCTCAGCCCACCGCAGACGCCTCCACCGCAGGCGCTGCCGGCGCCGACAAGGCCGCCGCCCCGGCCTCGGTGTTCATCCTCGCCCTGGGCGGCGAGGCGTACGCCGTCGAGCTGGCCGCGCTCAGCGACTGGGTGAACCACCTGTTCCTGCCCGTCTACGGACGGGAGATCAGCACTACCCGGCCGTGGTGCGACCAGTGGCACGAGCACCCCGAGGCCGTTGCCCGGCTGCACGCGCTCTGGCTCGCGTGGCAGCAGCTCACTGACGCCGAGGCCGGCCTTACGGGTCCCTCAACGTGGCACCGCGACCACCTTGACCAGGCCCTGGTTCATCTCCGAGCCCCCGACGGCCCCTTCGCCGCATGCACGACGAGCCCGACCCGGCCCAACCACCGCGTACTGGCCACCCCGGCTCCCGAGCTGACGGGAGCCACACCGTGA
- a CDS encoding DNA cytosine methyltransferase, with translation MWLHVARAVEALRPCLVVIENVRGLLTSPAGSPGDVEFCPWCLGDDPTQPPVRALGAVLGSLADIRYDARWLVLRASDVGAPHRRERTFLTAWPAEHPAQDPDEQHRQERRLPAPVEEEERRPRPEPGRRGGVAAAHAEGVGRDQGLAEPAARQRGHDAAERGSVAAAHPEGERHRHPGPPSGQGLAPAPVGRGPAAVGGGGPGSGGNDGRWGAYASAIARWENLTRPAPAPTDAAGRLRADFVEWMQGLAPGWVTATPGLGRPAQLTALGNGVVPQQAARAVQLLAPPFPGCLRCTAP, from the coding sequence CTGTGGCTGCACGTCGCCCGTGCGGTCGAAGCCCTCCGCCCCTGCTTGGTGGTGATCGAGAATGTCCGAGGTCTCCTCACCTCGCCCGCCGGTTCCCCTGGCGACGTGGAATTCTGCCCGTGGTGTCTGGGAGACGACCCAACCCAGCCTCCTGTGCGGGCACTTGGTGCCGTACTCGGCTCCCTGGCCGATATCCGGTACGACGCGAGGTGGCTCGTGCTTCGTGCCTCCGACGTCGGAGCCCCCCATCGTCGCGAGCGGACCTTCCTCACCGCCTGGCCCGCCGAGCACCCTGCTCAAGACCCCGACGAGCAACATCGGCAAGAACGGCGGCTCCCAGCACCCGTCGAAGAGGAAGAGCGGCGGCCACGGCCCGAACCTGGCCGACGAGGTGGAGTGGCTGCTGCCCACGCCGAAGGCGTCGGACGGGATCAAGGGCTCGCCGAACCAGCGGCACGGCAACGGGGACATGACGCTGCCGAGCGCGGCAGCGTCGCTGCTGCCCACCCCGAGGGCGAGCGACACCGGCACCCCGGGCCGCCGTCCGGGCAAGGGCTGGCGCCCGCCCCTGTCGGCCGTGGTCCTGCCGCTGTGGGCGGAGGCGGCCCCGGAAGCGGAGGTAACGACGGGCGATGGGGAGCGTACGCCTCCGCCATCGCCCGATGGGAGAACCTCACCCGCCCCGCGCCGGCGCCCACCGACGCTGCCGGACGTCTGCGCGCCGACTTCGTGGAGTGGATGCAGGGCTTGGCCCCCGGCTGGGTGACCGCCACTCCGGGACTCGGCCGACCGGCTCAGCTCACCGCGCTCGGCAACGGCGTGGTCCCCCAACAGGCCGCCCGCGCAGTGCAGTTGCTGGCACCTCCCTTCCCAGGCTGCCTCCGCTGCACCGCGCCGTAG
- a CDS encoding DnaB-like helicase N-terminal domain-containing protein, producing the protein MNPLLSAEQAVLGAVLLDPGQLAHLDWLAPDHFYRPIHQALFAALRKLRTENHPAVATGGRVPLSWVTDAVAEAGNHVRGLTVVYPHTLISACPRPEHAPVYGRMVLEGAIHRSVTAHAIRLHQAARAGALQGEVEGALHHADVLAGVLEDLARRWGSEPRPAAPTTPPPTAPVAPPSVRAEQVAEDEQILLAVLVERPKAMDEVVGWLRPGDFADPAHGQLYRCLGALHHRSEPIDRITVLWEAQRRGLLADGTLTTEQLTAIYDGVGPGSAEWLGEQIMRSSVARTAAASARAIRALAENETLAPGRLISHALHALGPLDEVRARWQTANGAPAPPPAPPTEGPPKAQVHAALARSTARPAARPSECPGSASTSSAARPPSRTHG; encoded by the coding sequence ATGAACCCGCTGCTGAGTGCCGAGCAGGCGGTGCTCGGCGCGGTGCTGCTCGACCCCGGCCAGCTCGCGCACCTGGACTGGCTCGCGCCCGATCACTTCTACCGGCCCATCCACCAGGCGCTGTTCGCCGCCTTGCGCAAGCTCCGGACCGAGAACCATCCCGCCGTGGCGACCGGAGGACGTGTGCCGCTGTCCTGGGTGACGGACGCCGTCGCGGAGGCCGGCAACCATGTCCGGGGGCTGACGGTGGTGTATCCCCACACCCTGATCTCGGCCTGCCCGCGGCCCGAGCACGCCCCGGTGTACGGCCGGATGGTGCTGGAGGGAGCGATCCACCGCAGCGTGACCGCGCACGCGATCCGCCTTCACCAGGCAGCCCGCGCCGGCGCCCTCCAGGGTGAGGTGGAAGGGGCGCTGCACCATGCGGACGTCCTGGCCGGGGTGCTCGAAGACCTCGCGCGCCGCTGGGGGTCCGAACCGCGCCCGGCCGCCCCGACGACACCGCCGCCCACAGCTCCCGTCGCGCCGCCGTCGGTACGAGCGGAACAGGTCGCCGAGGACGAGCAGATCCTGCTGGCGGTCCTGGTCGAGCGGCCGAAGGCGATGGACGAAGTCGTCGGCTGGCTGCGACCCGGCGACTTCGCCGACCCCGCCCACGGCCAGCTCTACCGCTGCCTGGGAGCGCTGCACCACCGCAGCGAACCCATCGACCGGATCACCGTGCTGTGGGAAGCCCAGCGGCGCGGTCTGCTCGCCGACGGCACGCTGACCACCGAACAGCTCACCGCCATCTACGACGGCGTCGGCCCCGGCAGCGCCGAGTGGCTCGGCGAGCAGATCATGCGTTCCTCCGTCGCCCGTACGGCCGCCGCCTCCGCCCGCGCCATCCGCGCCCTGGCCGAGAACGAGACCCTGGCCCCCGGACGGCTCATCAGCCACGCCCTGCACGCGCTCGGGCCGCTCGACGAAGTGCGCGCCCGCTGGCAGACCGCGAACGGCGCTCCGGCGCCGCCCCCCGCGCCGCCGACCGAGGGGCCCCCGAAGGCGCAGGTCCACGCCGCCCTCGCCCGCAGCACGGCGCGACCGGCCGCACGGCCCTCGGAATGCCCAGGCTCTGCCTCCACATCATCAGCCGCACGACCGCCCTCGCGCACCCACGGCTGA
- a CDS encoding TraM recognition domain-containing protein: MSAPRTSAPSTTTGSDALLYLLFGVLGVGIAFGSLAWLTGNLTNSLVGTGPWAPFEATNALLHPNVLWPHLSPTALLVGARLVPGLLSVCLTVTGLVVWLRLRGGAKNGLARRRDLAPLMNKEIAAKAKSLRPSLSGLEPKEVAPADRGILVGTHSPGRAEVRASWEDVIVAIMAPRSGKTSGLAIPAILAAPGPVLLTSNKAANDAFTATVDARAEVGTIWTLDPQQIAHHPREMWWDILADARDLAGAKRLAGHFVAASVDESSGADFWSTAASNTLGALFLAAASHRRPITDVLAWLASPADRTPVDLLTDAGHEAVAAQLQGTVSGATETRDGIYETARQYASCLLDPDIAAWVTPDKRLPEFKPSAFATSRDTLYLLSKDGGGSASAIIAAAADAVMRAAVVVAERSGGRLDPPALCVLDEAANVCKISDLPDLYSHLGSRGVIPMTILQSYRQGQRCWGEAGMDALWSAATVKIVGSGIDDIDFADKLSRAIGEHEVRTVSVSHSDSGKSTSVSMRTERILAPDAIRALPKGKALLLATGLRIALLDLKPWYKEPSAKTIAPASAAATATITDRALAKATNSGLGRAA, encoded by the coding sequence ATGTCCGCACCACGTACCAGCGCGCCCTCGACCACCACCGGCTCCGACGCGCTCCTTTACCTCCTGTTCGGCGTCCTCGGCGTCGGCATCGCCTTCGGTTCCCTCGCCTGGCTGACCGGCAACCTCACCAACTCTCTCGTCGGCACCGGCCCCTGGGCCCCGTTCGAGGCCACCAACGCGCTGTTGCACCCCAACGTGCTGTGGCCGCACCTGAGCCCCACCGCTCTGCTGGTCGGCGCGCGGCTCGTTCCCGGGCTGCTCTCCGTCTGCCTCACCGTCACCGGCCTGGTTGTGTGGCTGCGGCTGCGCGGCGGTGCGAAGAACGGCCTCGCCCGCAGGCGGGATCTCGCCCCTCTGATGAACAAGGAGATCGCCGCCAAGGCGAAGAGCCTGCGGCCGAGCCTGTCCGGCCTCGAACCGAAGGAGGTCGCTCCCGCGGACCGCGGGATCCTCGTCGGCACGCACTCCCCGGGCCGGGCCGAGGTCCGCGCCTCCTGGGAGGACGTGATCGTCGCGATCATGGCCCCGCGCTCCGGCAAGACGTCCGGGCTGGCGATCCCCGCGATCCTCGCCGCTCCCGGCCCGGTACTGCTCACCTCGAACAAGGCGGCGAACGACGCCTTCACCGCGACAGTGGACGCCCGCGCCGAGGTCGGCACGATCTGGACGCTCGACCCGCAGCAGATCGCCCACCACCCGCGCGAGATGTGGTGGGACATCCTGGCTGACGCCCGCGACCTGGCCGGGGCGAAACGTTTGGCCGGGCACTTCGTCGCCGCCAGCGTCGACGAGTCCAGCGGCGCCGACTTCTGGTCCACCGCCGCGAGCAACACTCTGGGCGCGCTGTTCCTGGCCGCCGCCAGCCACCGGCGCCCGATCACCGATGTCCTGGCCTGGCTCGCCTCCCCAGCTGACCGCACTCCGGTGGACCTGCTCACCGATGCCGGCCACGAGGCGGTCGCCGCCCAGCTCCAGGGCACCGTCAGCGGGGCCACGGAAACGCGGGACGGCATCTACGAGACCGCGCGGCAGTACGCGAGCTGCCTGCTCGACCCGGACATCGCCGCCTGGGTCACACCCGACAAGCGCCTTCCCGAGTTCAAGCCCTCCGCGTTCGCCACCTCCCGCGACACGCTGTACCTGCTCAGCAAGGACGGCGGCGGCTCGGCATCGGCGATCATCGCGGCGGCGGCCGACGCGGTGATGCGCGCGGCCGTGGTCGTCGCCGAGCGCTCCGGCGGGCGGCTCGACCCGCCCGCCCTGTGCGTCCTCGACGAGGCCGCCAACGTGTGCAAGATCTCCGATCTCCCCGACCTGTACAGCCACCTGGGCTCACGGGGCGTGATCCCGATGACGATCCTGCAGTCCTACCGGCAGGGCCAGCGCTGCTGGGGCGAGGCCGGCATGGACGCACTCTGGAGCGCCGCCACGGTCAAGATCGTCGGCTCCGGCATCGACGACATCGACTTCGCCGACAAGCTGAGCCGCGCGATCGGGGAGCACGAGGTACGGACCGTCTCCGTCTCCCACTCCGACAGCGGCAAGTCGACGTCCGTGTCCATGCGCACCGAGCGGATCCTCGCCCCCGACGCGATCCGTGCGCTGCCCAAGGGCAAGGCACTCCTGCTGGCCACCGGCCTACGCATCGCGCTGCTCGACCTCAAGCCCTGGTACAAGGAGCCGTCAGCGAAGACCATCGCGCCTGCCTCCGCCGCCGCCACGGCCACCATCACCGACCGCGCACTCGCGAAGGCGACCAACTCCGGCCTCGGGCGTGCGGCATGA